A genomic segment from Kyrpidia tusciae DSM 2912 encodes:
- a CDS encoding Uma2 family endonuclease: MPRPKAGGSGRYTYEDYQTWDGEERWELIDGVPYLLASPSTEHQQILMQLSVEIGGYLRGKECRAFAAPMDLTFSPDSKTKDVVQPDLFVICDPVPPGPRVIGAPVWIIEILSPSTVANDLIRKMNLYQRAGVREYWIVDPMENRIHVYLHDGAVLRWQREYQPGDTLAPSMFRDRVIRVDQVFG; this comes from the coding sequence GTGCCACGACCCAAAGCCGGCGGCTCGGGCCGCTACACCTACGAAGATTACCAAACCTGGGATGGCGAGGAGAGGTGGGAGCTGATTGACGGCGTCCCCTACCTCCTGGCGAGCCCCAGCACGGAGCACCAGCAGATTTTGATGCAACTGTCGGTCGAAATCGGCGGATATCTGCGGGGCAAGGAATGCCGCGCCTTCGCCGCGCCCATGGACCTGACTTTCTCTCCGGATTCCAAAACGAAAGACGTGGTGCAGCCCGATCTTTTCGTGATCTGTGACCCGGTGCCGCCCGGCCCCCGGGTTATCGGCGCGCCCGTATGGATCATCGAAATCCTGTCTCCCTCCACGGTGGCGAACGATCTCATCCGCAAAATGAACCTGTACCAGAGGGCCGGGGTGAGGGAGTATTGGATCGTCGATCCCATGGAAAATCGCATCCACGTGTACCTCCACGACGGCGCCGTCCTCCGCTGGCAGAGGGAATATCAGCCCGGTGACACCCTGGCGCCTTCGATGTTTCGCGACCGCGTGATCCGGGTCGACCAGGTTTTCGGATAG
- a CDS encoding HD domain-containing protein translates to MPYEPKFDIRDPIHGFIELSRSELRIVDSAPFQRLRRIHQLGTTYLVYPTAEHTRFAHSLGVMQMSTRIFDRLVHKHHGELKWSEEQIMKYRQILRLTALLHDIGHAPFSHTSDGIFPADLNHEMMGAKIICETPIGDIVDEIGKPFEFGRQHIADMITQGLPEKDYRLLRDLLIGELDADKMDYLLRDSLSLGVEYGKFDLPRILQTLCLFPHERTWRLGVEEGGVQAVEGLVMARYYMFVQIYFHKTRRVYDKMMERFLQDLLPNDRKTLPDNVEEYLNWDDTRVLERAKEHPSPWGRRILNREHFVLAYQAPARRPLSSQETKRLKELLLDIEHTFGYNQVIADFASKTPIKFEHEENRDPFKTSLALLVKSTNRSCMLGSSVSAD, encoded by the coding sequence ATGCCGTATGAGCCGAAGTTTGACATCCGAGACCCGATCCACGGCTTTATCGAGCTCAGCCGAAGTGAACTGCGGATCGTGGACAGTGCCCCTTTTCAACGATTGCGGCGAATTCATCAACTTGGGACCACTTACCTTGTTTATCCAACGGCGGAACACACACGCTTTGCCCATTCCCTTGGCGTCATGCAGATGTCAACCCGCATTTTCGATCGCCTCGTCCATAAACACCACGGGGAATTAAAATGGTCTGAGGAACAAATCATGAAATATCGACAAATCCTTCGGCTGACAGCATTGTTGCACGATATCGGCCATGCACCGTTCTCACACACATCAGATGGTATTTTCCCGGCGGACCTCAATCACGAAATGATGGGCGCAAAGATTATTTGTGAAACGCCAATTGGGGACATCGTTGACGAAATCGGCAAGCCATTTGAATTCGGCAGACAACACATAGCTGACATGATTACCCAGGGATTGCCCGAAAAGGATTATCGTTTACTCCGAGATCTTTTAATCGGTGAACTCGATGCTGATAAGATGGACTACTTGTTGAGAGACTCCCTGTCACTGGGTGTCGAATACGGAAAATTTGATCTGCCGAGAATCCTGCAAACCTTGTGCTTGTTCCCCCATGAGAGGACGTGGAGGCTGGGTGTCGAGGAAGGAGGGGTACAAGCTGTTGAGGGATTGGTAATGGCAAGATATTACATGTTCGTGCAAATTTATTTTCACAAAACTCGTCGGGTCTATGACAAAATGATGGAGCGCTTTTTGCAAGACCTTCTGCCAAACGACCGAAAAACACTACCCGATAACGTGGAGGAGTATTTGAACTGGGATGATACACGCGTTTTGGAGCGTGCGAAAGAGCATCCGTCGCCATGGGGGCGGCGGATTCTAAACCGGGAACACTTTGTATTAGCCTATCAAGCACCTGCCCGCCGACCTCTAAGCTCCCAAGAAACCAAACGGCTCAAGGAATTGCTTCTTGACATCGAACATACGTTTGGATATAATCAAGTCATAGCCGACTTCGCCTCCAAAACTCCTATCAAATTCGAGCATGAAGAGAACCGAGACCCTTTCAAGACGTCGCTCGCGTTGTTAGTAAAATCGACGAACCGATCCTGTATGCTAGGATCTAGTGTGAGCGCGGACTAA
- a CDS encoding TIGR03826 family flagellar region protein, with translation MRAGSEARARLRRGVSGVDFANCKRCGRIYRKVGREQICPACRREEEELYQKVREYVSEHRGATIMEVSEATGVDPDLVLQFLREGRLTVVSGENMRYPCERCGREITSGRFCDRCTAELARGLAPPKKEEDGKFHTRPGWTQRP, from the coding sequence ATGCGGGCCGGGTCGGAGGCCCGGGCGCGGTTGCGGCGGGGGGTGAGCGGCGTGGATTTTGCCAATTGCAAGCGGTGTGGGCGGATTTATCGAAAAGTGGGCCGAGAGCAGATTTGCCCGGCTTGTCGGCGGGAGGAAGAAGAGCTCTACCAGAAAGTGCGGGAGTACGTGTCGGAGCACCGGGGAGCGACGATCATGGAGGTATCCGAAGCCACCGGGGTCGACCCCGATTTGGTGCTGCAGTTTTTGCGGGAAGGTCGCCTCACGGTGGTGAGCGGTGAGAATATGCGCTATCCCTGCGAGCGATGCGGCCGGGAGATCACCAGCGGGCGGTTCTGTGACCGGTGTACCGCCGAGTTGGCCCGGGGGCTTGCGCCGCCGAAAAAGGAAGAAGACGGCAAGTTTCACACCCGCCCGGGCTGGACGCAGCGGCCGTAG
- a CDS encoding GerAB/ArcD/ProY family transporter, translating to MQLSFLMIWLVLGTGILFLPFAISRFVVRDAWLTGPLFFIGGAVVVLVIMGFRRMFPGQTMMEGYFTVFGPWFGRVVGLGSLVWLYVTEATAIRQMVLFLTDTLLSDTPGHVMAGLFFIPVVYAVTQGIEAVGRMGEIITPIGVVLIVALSLFSLQYADFHQLQPVLADGLDPVLRASVVPWLYGVELMTVVQVRPAVVGGRIYRPLWVAVVTISVAGVLAEAVVTTILGDSRLHVHYPTLEVVRALRVADFLERLDAIYVIGILATMFLKVSALHYSLATAISQWAGLRHHRPVVVPGAILVWAGSLMLFSSGINMRYEIINYGWGFSTVGGLGLPLAAMAAQGIRRGIGRWMGRSAAG from the coding sequence TTGCAATTGTCCTTTTTGATGATTTGGCTGGTGCTGGGCACCGGGATTCTTTTTCTCCCGTTTGCCATCAGCCGCTTCGTCGTGCGGGACGCCTGGTTGACGGGCCCCCTTTTCTTTATCGGGGGCGCGGTGGTGGTTCTCGTCATCATGGGGTTTCGGCGCATGTTCCCGGGCCAGACGATGATGGAAGGCTATTTCACGGTTTTTGGCCCCTGGTTCGGTCGGGTGGTGGGTTTGGGGTCGTTGGTTTGGCTGTATGTCACGGAGGCCACGGCCATTCGTCAAATGGTGCTGTTTCTCACGGATACGCTGTTGTCCGACACCCCGGGACACGTCATGGCCGGGCTCTTTTTTATTCCGGTGGTTTATGCCGTGACCCAGGGGATTGAGGCGGTGGGACGGATGGGGGAGATCATCACCCCGATCGGGGTGGTGCTCATTGTGGCCCTGTCTCTGTTTTCGTTGCAGTATGCGGATTTTCACCAGCTGCAACCGGTGTTGGCGGATGGCCTGGATCCGGTGCTCCGGGCGTCGGTGGTGCCCTGGCTGTACGGCGTGGAACTGATGACGGTGGTTCAAGTTCGCCCGGCGGTGGTGGGGGGGAGGATTTATCGCCCCCTGTGGGTGGCGGTGGTGACCATCAGCGTGGCCGGGGTCCTGGCGGAGGCGGTGGTGACGACGATTCTCGGCGACTCCCGGCTGCACGTGCACTATCCGACCCTGGAAGTGGTTCGGGCCCTGAGGGTGGCGGATTTTTTGGAGAGGCTGGATGCCATCTATGTGATCGGCATCTTGGCGACGATGTTTCTAAAAGTATCGGCGCTTCATTACAGCCTCGCCACTGCAATCAGCCAGTGGGCCGGTCTTCGCCACCACCGGCCTGTGGTCGTCCCCGGGGCGATTCTGGTATGGGCGGGGAGCTTGATGTTGTTCTCAAGCGGTATTAACATGCGGTACGAGATCATTAATTATGGCTGGGGGTTCTCGACGGTGGGCGGCCTGGGATTGCCTTTGGCGGCGATGGCCGCGCAAGGGATTCGCCGGGGGATCGGCCGATGGATGGGGCGGAGCGCGGCGGGGTGA
- a CDS encoding APC family permease, whose product MLASLEPWLHPVLIVLALFAIGFAILNFGAVKRILIGRPMRTKELYAKHTKLLWYVALPVLAADLYSSVAYGPEAGMTELAGLGDSAKWLILPITAATVSLLVILITSYIMGIIAYPDGGGAYAIAKDNFRRPWASLVAASALLVDYVLTVAVSVSAGIQAVSSAYPQVIPYETTLAILCIFIILLVNLRGVAESASIFAWPTILFMISMMTLIFAGFVNEAHRGFHQAATPPLGVVPAGLTLLLALKAFSSASSALTGIETISNSVPVFRDPHQKNAIKAYIGLGVITGITLLGFAWHLYVQGISVNPDNTMLSQLAGLYFGHGVVYQIIIWSTFIVLILAANSTFTGFPQLAALVAADGFLPRALTIRGDRLGYSNGMLVLAALASLLIEVFHAETNALIPLYAIGVFLSFTVAQVGLVRRWLRLRQGIWPVKLAINAVGAGVTALVAIIFAVTKFTDGAWIVIVVLPLLVALSAAVHRHYEQIGRELAIDLAAERPETHSVISIVLVSGVHRVVLNTLSFAQSIHTNVIAVYVGFDEESIERMKKQWEAWGSPCKLYTLKSEYRSLLRPLSLFIRTLEKIEGGPDRVHVIVPQFIPRRWWHNALHNQTALLIRLWLMRNRDVVVTTVPYHLHQ is encoded by the coding sequence ATGCTGGCCTCTTTGGAACCCTGGCTTCACCCGGTGCTCATCGTCCTGGCGCTGTTTGCCATCGGCTTTGCGATCTTGAATTTTGGCGCCGTCAAGCGCATCCTGATCGGGCGCCCCATGCGCACCAAGGAGCTTTACGCCAAACACACCAAACTGTTGTGGTACGTGGCTTTGCCGGTCTTGGCCGCGGACTTGTACTCATCGGTGGCCTACGGTCCGGAGGCGGGCATGACGGAGCTCGCCGGCCTCGGGGATTCGGCCAAATGGCTGATTCTTCCCATCACCGCGGCCACGGTGTCGCTGCTCGTCATCCTGATCACCTCCTACATCATGGGCATCATAGCCTATCCCGACGGAGGCGGCGCCTATGCCATCGCGAAAGATAATTTTCGCCGGCCCTGGGCGTCCCTGGTGGCGGCCAGCGCCCTCTTGGTGGATTACGTGCTCACCGTCGCCGTCTCCGTATCCGCCGGGATACAGGCCGTCTCCTCCGCCTACCCCCAGGTGATTCCTTATGAAACGACCCTCGCCATCCTGTGCATTTTCATCATCCTCCTCGTGAATTTGCGCGGGGTGGCGGAATCGGCGTCGATCTTTGCCTGGCCGACAATCCTGTTCATGATCAGCATGATGACCTTGATCTTCGCGGGATTTGTCAATGAGGCCCATCGGGGGTTCCACCAGGCCGCCACGCCCCCGCTTGGCGTTGTGCCCGCCGGGCTGACCCTGCTGCTCGCCCTCAAAGCGTTCAGTTCGGCGTCTTCGGCGCTGACGGGGATCGAGACCATCTCCAACTCGGTGCCGGTTTTCCGGGATCCCCATCAGAAAAACGCCATCAAAGCGTACATCGGTCTCGGGGTGATCACCGGGATCACGTTGCTGGGATTTGCCTGGCACCTGTATGTCCAGGGCATCTCGGTGAACCCGGACAACACCATGCTCTCCCAACTGGCGGGGTTGTATTTTGGCCACGGGGTGGTCTATCAGATCATCATTTGGTCGACCTTCATCGTCCTCATCCTCGCCGCCAACTCCACCTTTACGGGTTTCCCCCAATTGGCGGCTTTGGTGGCGGCGGACGGCTTTCTCCCCCGAGCGCTGACCATCCGGGGCGACCGGCTGGGCTACTCCAACGGCATGCTGGTGCTGGCGGCCCTGGCCTCGTTGCTCATCGAAGTGTTTCACGCCGAGACCAACGCCCTCATCCCCCTGTACGCCATCGGGGTGTTCCTGTCTTTCACCGTGGCCCAGGTGGGCCTCGTGCGCCGGTGGCTGCGGCTTCGCCAGGGGATTTGGCCGGTAAAATTGGCGATCAACGCGGTGGGAGCCGGGGTGACGGCTCTGGTGGCCATCATTTTCGCCGTGACCAAATTCACGGACGGGGCGTGGATTGTGATCGTGGTGCTGCCCCTCTTGGTCGCCCTGTCGGCGGCGGTGCACCGCCATTATGAGCAAATCGGCCGGGAGCTCGCCATCGACCTGGCGGCGGAACGCCCGGAAACCCATTCGGTCATCTCCATCGTGTTGGTGTCCGGGGTCCATCGGGTGGTCCTGAACACCCTGTCCTTCGCCCAAAGCATTCATACAAACGTGATCGCGGTCTATGTGGGGTTTGACGAGGAGTCTATCGAGAGGATGAAAAAACAGTGGGAGGCGTGGGGCTCGCCGTGCAAGCTCTATACCCTAAAGAGTGAGTACCGATCTCTTCTCCGGCCGTTGTCCCTGTTCATCCGCACGTTGGAGAAAATCGAGGGCGGGCCGGACCGGGTGCATGTGATCGTCCCCCAATTCATCCCGAGGCGGTGGTGGCACAATGCGCTCCATAAC